One genomic window of Prochlorococcus sp. MIT 0801 includes the following:
- the rpsP gene encoding 30S ribosomal protein S16, producing MIKLRLKRFGKKRETSFRLVACNSTSRRDGRPLQELGFYNPRTKETRLDTEALRTRLGQGAQPTDAVRTLLEKGGLLEKKVRPAEVLGKKKQEKERSAKKKDAAASETSE from the coding sequence ATGATCAAGCTCCGCCTTAAGCGGTTTGGTAAAAAGCGTGAAACCAGTTTTCGTCTAGTTGCCTGTAATAGCACTTCAAGGCGAGATGGTCGCCCACTGCAAGAACTAGGCTTTTACAATCCAAGAACCAAAGAAACCAGATTAGATACAGAGGCTTTGAGAACTCGACTAGGACAAGGTGCTCAACCCACTGATGCCGTAAGAACTTTATTAGAAAAAGGAGGCCTCCTTGAAAAGAAAGTCCGACCAGCTGAAGTCCTAGGTAAGAAAAAACAAGAAAAAGAAAGATCAGCAAAGAAAAAAGATGCAGCGGCATCCGAAACTTCTGAATAA